The following proteins are encoded in a genomic region of Tenacibaculum sp. 190524A05c:
- a CDS encoding DUF5606 domain-containing protein — MEFSKIIAVSGKPGLFEILSQTKSGVIVKSLLDEKRMPITATHNVSLLENIAIFTYADDIPLADVFKNIADKEDGKEAISHKESANKLTAYFSEVLPDYDDERVYTSNIKKVIQWYNILAKANFDFSTLAQEEVTTDEEE, encoded by the coding sequence ATGGAATTTAGTAAAATTATAGCTGTATCTGGAAAACCAGGTTTATTTGAAATTTTATCACAAACTAAAAGTGGTGTAATCGTTAAGTCATTATTAGATGAAAAACGTATGCCGATTACAGCAACTCATAATGTTAGTTTATTAGAGAACATCGCAATTTTTACTTATGCTGATGATATTCCATTAGCTGACGTTTTTAAGAATATAGCAGATAAAGAAGATGGTAAAGAAGCTATTTCTCATAAAGAAAGTGCAAACAAATTAACTGCATATTTTTCAGAAGTATTACCTGATTATGATGATGAAAGAGTATATACTTCAAACATTAAGAAAGTAATTCAGTGGTACAATATCTTAGCTAAAGCGAATTTTGATTTCTCGACATTAGCACAAGAAGAAGTTACTACAGACGAAG
- the def gene encoding peptide deformylase: MILPIVAYGDPVLRKVGKEIDKDYPNLTELIANMKETMYNASGVGLAAPQIGKDIRLFVIDASPFAADEDLSDEDRKVLEGFNRVFINAKIVEEEGEEWVFNEGCLSIPDVREDVWRKPTVSIEYHDENFEKKTEVLSGLAARVFQHEYDHIEGVLFTDKLSSLKKRLIKKKLENISKGKIRSDYRMRFPKLKR; encoded by the coding sequence ATGATTTTACCGATTGTCGCATATGGTGATCCTGTTTTAAGAAAAGTTGGGAAAGAAATTGACAAAGATTATCCTAATCTTACAGAGTTAATTGCCAACATGAAAGAAACAATGTACAATGCCTCTGGTGTTGGTTTGGCTGCTCCACAAATTGGAAAAGATATTCGTTTATTCGTAATCGACGCTTCTCCTTTTGCAGCTGATGAAGATTTAAGCGATGAAGACCGCAAGGTTCTTGAAGGATTTAATCGTGTTTTTATCAATGCTAAAATTGTTGAAGAAGAAGGTGAAGAGTGGGTTTTTAATGAAGGATGTTTAAGTATTCCTGATGTACGAGAAGATGTTTGGAGAAAACCTACCGTTTCTATTGAATATCATGACGAGAACTTTGAAAAAAAGACAGAAGTTTTATCTGGACTTGCTGCAAGAGTTTTCCAACACGAATATGATCATATTGAAGGGGTTTTATTTACGGATAAATTGTCTTCATTAAAGAAAAGATTAATTAAGAAAAAACTAGAAAATATTTCAAAAGGAAAGATTAGATCTGATTATAGAATGCGCTTTCCTAAATTAAAAAGATAA
- the ruvX gene encoding Holliday junction resolvase RuvX, whose product MARILAIDFGLKRTGIAVTDELQIIASGLTTVPTEELVPFLKDYTSKETVELFLVGKPKQMDNTDSESEQLIVPFLEKLKKNIPSIPIVRVDERFTSKMAFQTMIDSGLKKKQRRNKALVDEISATIILQSYLYSK is encoded by the coding sequence TTGGCGCGTATACTTGCTATAGATTTTGGATTAAAAAGAACAGGAATAGCTGTTACTGATGAGTTACAAATAATTGCATCAGGGTTAACTACGGTTCCAACGGAAGAATTAGTTCCTTTCCTTAAAGATTATACCTCTAAAGAAACTGTTGAACTTTTCTTAGTTGGTAAACCTAAACAAATGGACAATACCGATAGTGAAAGTGAACAACTTATAGTTCCATTTCTAGAAAAACTGAAGAAAAATATTCCTTCAATTCCTATTGTACGAGTTGATGAGCGTTTTACTTCGAAGATGGCTTTTCAAACAATGATCGATAGTGGTTTGAAAAAGAAACAACGAAGAAATAAGGCCTTAGTTGATGAAATTAGTGCTACTATAATTCTTCAATCATATTTATATAGCAAATAA
- a CDS encoding 2,3,4,5-tetrahydropyridine-2,6-dicarboxylate N-succinyltransferase, with protein MTEIRSIIEKAWDNRELLKEEETVNAIRKVVDLLDLGELRVAEPTADGWQVNEWVKKAVVLYFPIQKMETLEAGIFEYHDKIPLKRNYKEKGIRVVPNAVARHGAYISAGTILMPSYVNIGAYVDEGTMVDTWATVGSCAQIGKNVHLSGGVGIGGVLEPLQAAPVIIEDNAFIGSRCIVVEGVRVEKEAVLGANVVLTASTKIIDVTGDEPVEMKGRVPARSVVIPGSYTKKFAAGEYNVPCALIIGKRKESTNKKTSLNDALREYDVAV; from the coding sequence ATGACAGAAATTCGTTCAATTATAGAAAAAGCTTGGGATAATAGAGAGCTTTTAAAAGAAGAAGAAACCGTAAACGCTATAAGAAAAGTAGTTGATTTATTAGATTTAGGAGAGTTACGTGTAGCGGAACCAACTGCAGACGGATGGCAAGTAAACGAATGGGTTAAAAAAGCAGTTGTTTTATATTTCCCAATTCAAAAAATGGAAACTTTAGAGGCTGGTATTTTTGAATATCATGATAAAATTCCTTTAAAAAGAAATTATAAAGAAAAAGGAATTAGAGTAGTACCAAATGCAGTTGCACGTCATGGAGCGTATATTTCTGCCGGAACTATTTTAATGCCAAGTTATGTGAATATTGGAGCTTACGTAGATGAAGGAACAATGGTGGATACTTGGGCAACTGTAGGTTCTTGTGCTCAGATTGGTAAAAACGTTCACTTATCAGGAGGTGTCGGTATTGGAGGTGTTTTAGAGCCTTTACAAGCTGCTCCAGTAATCATAGAAGATAATGCTTTTATTGGATCGCGTTGTATTGTTGTGGAAGGAGTTAGAGTAGAGAAAGAAGCTGTTTTAGGGGCAAACGTTGTATTAACAGCATCTACTAAAATTATTGACGTAACAGGAGATGAGCCAGTTGAAATGAAAGGTAGAGTCCCTGCTCGTTCTGTAGTAATTCCAGGAAGTTATACGAAGAAATTTGCAGCTGGAGAGTATAATGTTCCATGTGCTTTAATTATTGGAAAACGTAAAGAAAGTACAAATAAGAAAACATCGTTAAACGATGCACTTAGAGAATATGATGTAGCTGTATAA
- a CDS encoding glycosyltransferase domain-containing protein: protein MNRIVIYTGAFGKNYGMVPQKKIKGVDFFCFTDDKKKVNSPWKSIELKSEHIDEGRKNRHPKILPHLYFSDYEISIYLDSNFLIVGDIHKLLESLGNFKMGIFDHNQCSDNRDCIYDEYDVLLKLGADRGWYKDDPMVMKNQIEFLKKEGYPKNNGLISSGVLVRKHNDPEVIKVMEDWWNIVSTMSKRDQLSFDYAAWKNKFKPTIIKGDLRRGNPYFYFVSMAQRSYTFKVLKYRIKRFFGIKKHP, encoded by the coding sequence ATGAACAGAATAGTAATATATACAGGAGCCTTTGGCAAGAATTATGGAATGGTTCCTCAAAAAAAAATAAAAGGAGTAGACTTTTTCTGTTTTACAGATGATAAGAAAAAAGTAAATTCTCCTTGGAAATCTATTGAATTGAAAAGTGAACATATTGATGAAGGTAGAAAAAATAGACATCCAAAAATTCTTCCTCATCTTTATTTTAGCGATTATGAAATAAGTATTTATTTAGACTCTAATTTTCTAATTGTAGGTGATATTCATAAGTTATTGGAGAGTCTAGGTAATTTTAAAATGGGAATTTTTGATCATAATCAATGTAGTGATAATAGAGATTGTATTTATGATGAATATGATGTTTTATTGAAGTTAGGAGCGGATAGAGGCTGGTATAAAGATGATCCAATGGTAATGAAAAATCAGATTGAATTTCTAAAGAAAGAAGGATATCCTAAAAACAATGGATTGATTTCTTCGGGGGTTTTAGTAAGAAAGCATAACGATCCTGAAGTTATTAAAGTAATGGAAGATTGGTGGAATATTGTATCTACTATGAGTAAAAGAGATCAATTGAGTTTCGATTACGCTGCTTGGAAAAATAAGTTCAAACCAACTATAATTAAAGGAGATTTAAGAAGAGGAAATCCTTATTTTTACTTCGTTTCTATGGCTCAACGAAGCTATACTTTTAAGGTTTTAAAATATAGAATTAAACGATTCTTCGGTATTAAAAAGCACCCATAA